The Streptomyces nigra genome includes the window CTGGGCTGACGCGAACGCTCGAGGTGTGCCCAAAAAGCTCGTAAGCGTCACTCGAAATTGGTGGACGACCGGGTCACTCGTCAGACAGCCTGACGTGCGTGCCGACACCTTCCCTCGCCGCTGTGCCCATCCGCCGTCTCACACACCGCGACCTGGTCGCCTGTGCCGATCTGTCCGAGGACCGGGGCTGGCCCCGCGAGGAACACAAGTGGGGGCTGCTGCTGACCGCCGGCCGTGGATACGGCATCGACGCACCCGACGGCGGCCTTGTCACCGCCTGCGTCGTCACCGAGTACGGACCACGGGACCGGCCCGACCTGGGGGCCATCGGCATGGTCCTGGTCGCCGAGCGGTACGCCCGCCAGGGCGTCGGCCGGCGTCTGATGCGCCATGTCGTCTCCGCGATGGGCACGACTCCCCTGACCCTGCACGCCACCCCGAACGGCCGCCCGCTCTACGAGGAGCTGGGCTTCAAGACCACGGGAAGGGCGGAGATGGTGAGCGGGCCCTTCACGCCGGGCGACTTCCGGCCCTCGGTCCCCACGCGCGCGGCGACCGCCGAGGACCTCCCGGCGATCCTGCGGTTGGACGAGGAGGTGTTCGGGGCGGATCGCACGCACATCATCACGCGGCTGCCCGCCTTCGCCGACCAGCTGCGGGTGGCCGAGGACGGCGGCAGGATCATCGGGTACGCGGGCGCCTGGCCGAACATGGCCACGCATGTGGTGGGCCCGCTGGTCGCCCGGGACACCGAGACGGCCCAAGCGCTGATCGCCTCCCTCGCCGCCCACACCGACCGTCCCCTGCGCACCGACATCGACGTACGCCACGAGGAGCTGCTGACCTGGGTGAAGCGGCACGGTCTGCGGTCCGTGGCCTTCAACGCGGTCATGACCTACGGCATCCCGGAGCTGCCCGGCGACTGGAGCCGGCGCTTCGCCCCGCTGACGGTGGCGGCCGGCTGAAGCAGCACGCGGAAGCGCCGGTGCCCCGCGGGGAACCGGCGCTTCGTGCGTGCGCGTGCGCGTGCCGTCAGAGGACGGTGTCGATGGCCGTGGCCGCGAACTGGTGGTCCTGCTCGGGCGCGCCACCGCCCACCCCGATCGCACCGATCAACCGGCCGTCACGGTGGATCGGCAGACCGCCCGCGATGAACAGCAGCGGCCGGTCGAGTGCGGTCGGCAGGGTGTGGAAGGGGGCTCCGGGCTGGACGGCGTCCACGAGGTCGGCCGTGGGGGCGTCCAGCTGCAGCGCCGTGTAGGCCTTGCGGGTGCTGGTCTCACCCGAGATCAGCACGGCGCGGTCGTCGCGGCGGAAGGCGAGCAGATCGCCTCCGGCGTCCAGGACGGTGATGCTGACCGACACTCCGGCCGCCTCGGCGGCGTGCTGGGCGGCGATGACGAGGGCGTCGGCGTCCTGGCTGGTCAGGGGGGTGACTGCGGTCGCGGTGGTCATGGGTTCTCCTTGTGATGCGGTACTGCGGGGGAACTGCGAGGGGGGATGGTCGGGGTGGCCGGGGGTGCGGGGGCGGCCCTGACCCCGCACTCGGATCGGCTCAGTGGTGGACGACCCGTATCGGCTCAGTGCTGGACGGCGGCTTCCGGCTCGACGGCGGCGTGGCGGCCCCTGACGGCGGTGTCCGCGGCGGTCCCGCCCCGGCGCTCCAGCGCGGCCGAGAGGAAGGCGAGCAGCAGCGCTGCCGCTGCGAGGGCGGCGCCGACCCAGTTGGGGGAGGTGTAGCCGAAGCCGGCGGCGATGACGATGCCGCCGAGCCAGGCGGAGAGGGCGTTGCCGAGGTTGAAGGCGCCGATGTTCACGGCCGAGGCCAGCGTCGGGGCGCCGTGCGCCTGGTCGAGGACGCGCTTCTGCAGCGGGGGCACGGTGGCGAAGCCCAGGGCACCGATCAGGGCGATGCTGATCGCCGCGAGGACCTTGTTGTGCGCGGTGACCGTGAACAGCGCGAGCACGACGGCGAGGGCGCCGAGGGACACGTACAGCATGGGCATCAGCGCACGGTCGGCGTACTTGCCGCCGATCAGGTTGCCGCCGACCATGCCGAGGCCGAACAGGACGAGCAGCCAGGTCACGGAGCCGTCGGCGAAGCCGGCGACGTTCGTCATCATCGGCGCGATGTAGGTGATGGCCGCGAAGACGCCGCCGAAGCCGAGGACCGTCATCGCCATGGCGAGCAGCACCTGGGCGTTCTTGAAGGCGGCCAGCTCGTGGCGCAGCCGTACGCCCTGCGGCTTGGGCATGTCGGGGACCAGCCTGGCGATACCGGCGAGGCCGATCAGTCCGAGCAGGGCGACGATCATGAAGGTGATCCGCCAGCCCGCGGCCTGTCCGACGAACGTGCCCAGTGGGACACCGACGACGTTGGCGACGGTCAGACCCGTGAACATCATCGCGATGGCGCCGGCCTTCTTGTCGGGGGCGACCAGATCGGCCGCGACGACCGAGCCGATGCCGAAGAAGGCGCCGTGGGCGAGTGAGGCGACCACGCGGCCGATCAGCATGACGGTGAAGGAGGGGGCGATGGCGGAGAGCAGGTTGCCGGCGACGAAGAGACCCATCAGCAGCATCAGCATCCGCTTGCGCGTGACCTTGGTGCCGAGCACGGTCATCAGCGGGGCGCCGAGGACCACACCCAGGGCGTAGCCGGTCACCAGCAGTCCGGCGGTGGGGATGGAGACCCCGAAGTCACCCGCGACCTCGGGCAGCAAGCCCATGATCACGAACTCGGTCGTCCCGATTCCGAAGGCCCCGATCGCGAGGGCCAGTAGCGCGAGAGGCATGAAGGGGTACCTTCCCGAACGATTGCAGGTGCGCTTTACGAGTGATGACAATACTTGCAGACGCGCGTTAATTGCAAGCGCGGTCTATTGCAGGCGTGCTCTACTCTGGTTTCAGCCCACCCCGGGAGGACATGCCATGACAGCGACGGACCCCGCACTCACCGCCCTCGCCCAGGGCTGGTGCGCCCTCTCCCTGCTGCACGGCAGGATCGAGGCCCACATCGAACGCGCCCTGCAGGCCAACCACGACCTCAGCGTCCGCGAGTACTCCCTCCTCGACGTCCTCAGCCGCCAGCACAACGGAGAAGGCGGCCACCTGCAGATGAAACAGGTCGCCGACGCCGTCGTCCTCAGCCAGAGCGCCACCACCCGCCTCGTCACCCGCCTCGAGGACCGCGGCCTGCTCTCCCGCTACCTCTGCCCCACCGACCGACGCGGCATCTACACCGACGTCACCGACGCCGGACTCACCCTCCTCGCCGAAGCCCGCCCCACCAACGACAAGGCCCTCCGAGAAGCCCTCGACGAAGCCGCCCGCAACCCCGAACTCGCCCCCCTCGTGCGCGTGGTGGAGTCGCTTCCGGCCTCCGCATAGGGTGCGGGAATGGGAGATCTTGAGATACGGCCCGCGGTCGCCGAGGACGTCCCCGCCATCGTCGCCATGCTCGCCGACGACCCGCTGGGCGCCCAGCGGGAGTCACCCGACGATCTGACGCCCTACCTGGCCGCTCTGCAGCGCCTCCAGGGTGATCCTCACCAGCATGTGATCGTCGCCGTCCGGGAAGGCCGCGTCGTCGGCACGCTGCAGCTCACGATCGTGCCGGGCCTCTCGCGACGCGGCGCCACGCGCTCGATCATCGAAGGTGTCCGCATTCACGCCGACGAGCGCGGGAGCGGCCTGGGCACCCGGCTCATCGAGTGGGCGGTGGACGAGTCCCGGCGCCAGGAGTGCCACCTCGTGCAACTGACGTCCGACAAGACCCGCACGGACGCGCACCGCTTCTATGAGCGGCTCGGGTTCACCGCGTCGCACACGGGCTTCAAGCTGCAGCTCTGACGGCGTTGTGGAGCCGCCGGCCAGGGGAGTGCCTGTTTCACGTGAAACAGGCACTCCCCTGGCCGCGCTCTCCGGTCCTCAGAGGGCGCCCGTCAGAGGGCCTTCATCCCCCGCCAGCCCTCGGGGTCGACACCGCCCGGCACAGCCGCCCCCTCGTCGTACGGCTGCCGGGTGAAGACGAAGGACCCGAGGTCCAGATGGTCCACGGTCCCGTCCGGCCGCCGTACGGCCTTCAGCAGCTCTCCGGCGTAGTAGCCCTCCAGCCCCGTCCAGGTGCCGTCGCCGTTGGCCCGGAACCGCGAACCGCGCCCCTTCCCGGACAGCGGCTCCAGCGTGACCATCCCCTCGGCGCCGAGGCGCAGCCCGAAGGCGTACGTCCCCCAGTACCAGGGCCCCGTCAGCTCCAGCACGGCCGGATCGACATCCGGCATCGGACGCCAGGGCTCGGGAAAGCGCGGCTCGGCCTCGGCGACGATCCTGACGAGATCGGCGGCGACGGTGAACGGCAGCGGGCCGGAGGTGCAGTTGGCCAGGACCACCGCCGCCACGTCGTCGTCCACGCTCATCGTGAGGCAGGCGACAAAGCCCGGCAGGGACCCCGTGTGCCCGACGAGCGTCCTGCCGCCCTGGTGCCGCAGCTCCAGACCGAGGCAGTAGGCGTAGCCGCCGGCCACATCCGCGGCCTCCTGCGGGGCCGCGGGCGTCCGCATCTCCCGCAGGCTGCCGGCACCCAGAACCCGGTCGTCCCCGTTGACCAAGAACGCCGCGAACCGCGCCAGATCACCGGTCGTCGACCACAACTCCCCGGCGGGAGCCATCCTGCCCAGGTCCTCGGCCGGTTCGGGAAGCATCACATCGGCCCAGGGGTGCACGGCCCAGCCCCCGGCGTGCGGCGCGCTCGGCCGGGTGTCGGTGCGCTCGAGTCCGAGAGGTTCGAGCACCTCCCTGCGCAGCACATCCGCCCAAGGCGCCCCACGCAGCTTCTCGACCAGCGCGCCGAGCACGGTGTAGCCGGGGTTCGAGTAGTGGAACCGGCGCCCGGACGGATGCAGGAGCGGCTGCTCACCGAGAACGTCCGCGAGCTCGGGCCGCAACGCACCGGAGGTCCGCTCCCACCAGGGCCCGGGCGACTCCGCCGCCAGCCCGCTGCTGTGCGTGAGCAGCTGGGCGATGGTGACCTCCCCCACACCGGTCCCCGGCAGATGCTTCTCCAAGGGATCACCGAGGTCGATGAGCCCCTCGTCCCGCAGGCGCAGCACCAGCACGGCCGTGAACGTCTTGGTGATCGAACCGATCCTGTACTGCACGTTCTCGTCCGGCCCGTGCCCGTCGACCGAGGTACGCGAGCCGTGCCACACCGCCCGCCCACCCCGTACAACGGCCGCGACCAACGAGGGCGCCCGCCCCTCGGCCTGCGCCACGGCGATCCGGTGCGACAACGCCCGCCGCGTGCCCGGCAGAAGCTCTTCCTGAGATGTCGTCATCCCCCCAGTCCACCCCGCCGACGGCACCTGGGTCGAGCGCATTACCCCGAGCCGACCCGACGGTCATCGACCTCCACCTCCAGCTCAGGCCAGGCCGTGCTCAGCCGGGAGAGTTCCCGGCCCTCGGGCAACGAGGTCGAACCCAGCGACGGGTCCGGCTTGAAATGGACCAGCGTTCCTGTCGTGCCGTCGACCTCGACCGGGTCCAGATCAGTGACGGGGACACCGTGTTCGTAACGCTGACTCCAGGCCCCGTCGAGGCGACGGTTGGTATGGACGAGCCACTCACTGAGCGCCGCGACCACCGACATACCGCGCCGCGGATGCCCGTCAGGGAGCGCCTCTGCCTCCGGTGAGTCGAAGAAACGAAGATCCCCAGTCGCCATGACCGGCTTCTTTACAGGCTGCCCGAAGTCATCCACGCGGGTGTCGGTCCCCCGCCCGTCGTCCC containing:
- a CDS encoding GNAT family N-acetyltransferase, which encodes MGDLEIRPAVAEDVPAIVAMLADDPLGAQRESPDDLTPYLAALQRLQGDPHQHVIVAVREGRVVGTLQLTIVPGLSRRGATRSIIEGVRIHADERGSGLGTRLIEWAVDESRRQECHLVQLTSDKTRTDAHRFYERLGFTASHTGFKLQL
- a CDS encoding serine hydrolase domain-containing protein gives rise to the protein MTTSQEELLPGTRRALSHRIAVAQAEGRAPSLVAAVVRGGRAVWHGSRTSVDGHGPDENVQYRIGSITKTFTAVLVLRLRDEGLIDLGDPLEKHLPGTGVGEVTIAQLLTHSSGLAAESPGPWWERTSGALRPELADVLGEQPLLHPSGRRFHYSNPGYTVLGALVEKLRGAPWADVLRREVLEPLGLERTDTRPSAPHAGGWAVHPWADVMLPEPAEDLGRMAPAGELWSTTGDLARFAAFLVNGDDRVLGAGSLREMRTPAAPQEAADVAGGYAYCLGLELRHQGGRTLVGHTGSLPGFVACLTMSVDDDVAAVVLANCTSGPLPFTVAADLVRIVAEAEPRFPEPWRPMPDVDPAVLELTGPWYWGTYAFGLRLGAEGMVTLEPLSGKGRGSRFRANGDGTWTGLEGYYAGELLKAVRRPDGTVDHLDLGSFVFTRQPYDEGAAVPGGVDPEGWRGMKAL
- a CDS encoding MarR family winged helix-turn-helix transcriptional regulator, whose product is MTATDPALTALAQGWCALSLLHGRIEAHIERALQANHDLSVREYSLLDVLSRQHNGEGGHLQMKQVADAVVLSQSATTRLVTRLEDRGLLSRYLCPTDRRGIYTDVTDAGLTLLAEARPTNDKALREALDEAARNPELAPLVRVVESLPASA
- a CDS encoding GNAT family N-acetyltransferase: MPTPSLAAVPIRRLTHRDLVACADLSEDRGWPREEHKWGLLLTAGRGYGIDAPDGGLVTACVVTEYGPRDRPDLGAIGMVLVAERYARQGVGRRLMRHVVSAMGTTPLTLHATPNGRPLYEELGFKTTGRAEMVSGPFTPGDFRPSVPTRAATAEDLPAILRLDEEVFGADRTHIITRLPAFADQLRVAEDGGRIIGYAGAWPNMATHVVGPLVARDTETAQALIASLAAHTDRPLRTDIDVRHEELLTWVKRHGLRSVAFNAVMTYGIPELPGDWSRRFAPLTVAAG
- a CDS encoding ATP-binding protein translates to MNASRGSWVNTTHDWARLVDTAHLSDVRRNSGEFAPGGPWHLVLEVLAYAADEAASRGEGRCVVVLHSDGSVSVGDDGRGTDTRVDDFGQPVKKPVMATGDLRFFDSPEAEALPDGHPRRGMSVVAALSEWLVHTNRRLDGAWSQRYEHGVPVTDLDPVEVDGTTGTLVHFKPDPSLGSTSLPEGRELSRLSTAWPELEVEVDDRRVGSG
- a CDS encoding GlcG/HbpS family heme-binding protein, with the translated sequence MTTATAVTPLTSQDADALVIAAQHAAEAAGVSVSITVLDAGGDLLAFRRDDRAVLISGETSTRKAYTALQLDAPTADLVDAVQPGAPFHTLPTALDRPLLFIAGGLPIHRDGRLIGAIGVGGGAPEQDHQFAATAIDTVL
- a CDS encoding MFS transporter, with product MPLALLALAIGAFGIGTTEFVIMGLLPEVAGDFGVSIPTAGLLVTGYALGVVLGAPLMTVLGTKVTRKRMLMLLMGLFVAGNLLSAIAPSFTVMLIGRVVASLAHGAFFGIGSVVAADLVAPDKKAGAIAMMFTGLTVANVVGVPLGTFVGQAAGWRITFMIVALLGLIGLAGIARLVPDMPKPQGVRLRHELAAFKNAQVLLAMAMTVLGFGGVFAAITYIAPMMTNVAGFADGSVTWLLVLFGLGMVGGNLIGGKYADRALMPMLYVSLGALAVVLALFTVTAHNKVLAAISIALIGALGFATVPPLQKRVLDQAHGAPTLASAVNIGAFNLGNALSAWLGGIVIAAGFGYTSPNWVGAALAAAALLLAFLSAALERRGGTAADTAVRGRHAAVEPEAAVQH